The Pseudomonas fluorescens genome segment GCGCTTCAGGACGCGGTCAGCGATACGGGCCGATGCATTCTTTTCAAACCAGTCCGCATTTCTGATAATTGGTGCTGGCATTACGCCTTTACCCGGATCAATATTTGTCACAGAATTGACGCCAATGATCTGGCAATTTTGAGGCATGATGCGAGCCTCTTAACAATTCAGGTTGAACCATTTGGCCCGGATGCATGTCCTACAACTCATCCTGCGGCCAATCCCGAGAACCGCTCCCCTGAACTAACCGGTTAAATATATGCGCCCATTGAAACAGGCAATTTATTCCAGCCGTACGGCTGACAAGTTCGTCGTACGTCTGCCAGACGGAATGCGTGAACGCATTGCCGAGGTGGCTCGCAATCATCATCGCAGCATGAACTCCGAGATCATTGCGCGCCTTGAGCAGAGTCTTATTCAGGAAGGCGCACTGGGCGAAGAGCTGAGCATGCGCCTCGACAGCCCGGAGCTTTCGCTGCACGAACGCGAGTTGCTGCAACGCTTCCGTCAACTCTCCCATCGCCAGCAGAACGCGCTGGTGTCTCTGATCGCCCACGACGCCGAAATGGCCGCAGACGCATCCTGAGTCAAGCCGAACATCTCAAGCCAGCATGAATGCTGGCTTTTTTTTGCCCGCAATTTGAGTTTTTCAGGGACGAAAAAAAGCCCGCCAATTGGCGGGCTGTTTCGATACAGGCAATCAGAGCAGGAAAATCGTCGCCAGCCCCAGGAAGATGAAGAAGCCACCACTGTCGGTCATGGCCGTGATCATCACACTGGCGCCCATCGCCGGATCGCGGCCCA includes the following:
- a CDS encoding Arc family DNA-binding protein gives rise to the protein MRPLKQAIYSSRTADKFVVRLPDGMRERIAEVARNHHRSMNSEIIARLEQSLIQEGALGEELSMRLDSPELSLHERELLQRFRQLSHRQQNALVSLIAHDAEMAADAS